From Nonlabens sp. Ci31, the proteins below share one genomic window:
- the dnaA gene encoding chromosomal replication initiator protein DnaA, translating to MALTSESVWENCLVFIKDNIAAQAYKTWFAPIKPVKLTDTALSIQVPSRFFYEWLEEHYIKLLKTALTRELGEGAKLIYAIKMENPTKGMEAFTEKIPSSNRSINNSQSVDAPVRSKSPELKNPFIIPGIRNVKIESQLNPSYNFETFLEGDSNRLARSAGMAVSNKPGGTSFNPLLIFGGVGLGKTHLAHAIGVGIKENYPDKTVLYISAEKFTQQYIESVRKNNRNDFIHFYQIVDVLIVDDIQFFAGKASTQDVFFHIFNHLHQNGKQVILTSDKKPVDMQDIEQRLLSRFKWGLSAELNHPDYETRVSIIKNKLYRDGVEMDDDVIHYLADNIKTNIRELEGAIISLIAHSSFNRKEITIDLARKIVENYVKNTKREISIDQIQQVVSDYFSMDVETLQSKTRKRHIVQARQLAMYFSKKLTKASLASIGTQIGKRDHATVLHACKTVDNLASTDKQFNKYVEDLHKKLAN from the coding sequence ATGGCACTGACATCAGAATCGGTATGGGAAAATTGTCTAGTATTTATAAAAGACAATATCGCTGCCCAAGCCTACAAAACATGGTTTGCACCAATCAAACCTGTAAAGCTAACTGATACTGCCCTAAGTATACAAGTACCCAGCCGTTTTTTTTATGAATGGCTAGAAGAACATTACATCAAATTATTAAAAACTGCGCTTACACGTGAATTAGGAGAAGGAGCTAAGTTGATCTATGCGATCAAGATGGAAAATCCTACCAAAGGAATGGAAGCTTTTACCGAAAAGATTCCTAGTAGCAACCGCTCTATTAACAATTCACAGTCTGTGGATGCACCAGTAAGAAGTAAAAGTCCTGAGCTTAAAAACCCATTTATTATTCCTGGAATTAGAAATGTAAAAATTGAGTCACAACTCAATCCATCTTATAATTTTGAAACATTTCTAGAAGGAGATTCTAATAGACTAGCACGCAGTGCTGGAATGGCCGTTTCTAATAAACCTGGTGGAACTAGTTTTAATCCGTTGTTGATTTTTGGTGGTGTAGGATTAGGTAAAACACATCTTGCTCATGCTATAGGTGTAGGAATTAAAGAAAACTATCCAGATAAAACAGTTCTTTATATCAGTGCCGAAAAGTTTACACAACAATATATAGAGTCTGTACGTAAGAATAATAGAAATGATTTTATTCACTTCTACCAGATTGTAGATGTCCTTATTGTAGATGACATTCAATTCTTTGCTGGAAAAGCAAGTACACAAGATGTCTTCTTTCACATTTTTAATCACTTGCATCAAAATGGAAAACAAGTCATTCTAACTAGTGATAAGAAACCTGTGGATATGCAGGATATTGAACAACGCCTTCTTTCTCGTTTCAAATGGGGACTTAGTGCAGAGTTGAATCATCCAGATTATGAGACTCGTGTTTCCATTATCAAGAATAAGCTCTACCGCGATGGCGTAGAGATGGATGATGATGTCATCCACTACCTAGCAGATAATATTAAAACGAATATTAGAGAACTGGAAGGAGCGATCATCTCTTTGATTGCGCACTCTTCTTTTAATCGTAAGGAAATCACCATAGATCTTGCTCGTAAGATCGTAGAAAACTACGTTAAGAATACAAAACGAGAAATCTCTATCGACCAAATACAACAAGTAGTAAGTGATTACTTCTCTATGGATGTAGAAACTTTACAATCCAAGACGCGTAAACGTCACATTGTACAAGCCAGACAACTAGCGATGTATTTTTCTAAAAAACTTACTAAAGCTTCTCTTGCAAGTATAGGAACCCAAATAGGTAAAAGAGACCACGCTACCGTACTGCACGCCTGTAAAACAGTGGATAATCTTGCTTCTACAGATAAACAGTTCAACAAATACGTAGAAGACCTTCATAAAAAATTAGCTAATTAG
- a CDS encoding AMP-binding protein, with protein sequence MIPKIHPTFKLNGHSLNHEGVMIVAYSYIKEGEEWEKQIGDFLLSWLDNFEVVTVRTSGSTGVPKEYKLDKQHMINSAVMTGKYFNIGAEKDVLCCLPLSYIAGKMMMVRAMTLGWHLDLVQPSTTPLRKAEKRYDFTAMSPLQVSKSLDDIHKARKVIIGGGAVSQGLIEKLKGKHTKAFHTYGMTETSSHIAVRELYPTYEENYTVLENVQIEKDKENRLVIHAPQLARTSLVTNDLVELINDKQFKVLGRVDDVINTGSVKVHPAQVEQKLSHHISESFFISGKADEELGQKVILIIEGKERNVQQAFQKLGKFETPKEIHFVDKFALTHTGKMDKRVILEKLFSDHR encoded by the coding sequence ATTAAATGGTCACTCCTTAAATCATGAAGGAGTCATGATCGTTGCTTATAGTTACATCAAAGAGGGCGAAGAATGGGAAAAGCAAATAGGCGATTTCCTCTTGAGTTGGCTGGATAATTTTGAAGTAGTCACCGTGAGAACTAGCGGGTCTACAGGTGTGCCCAAAGAATACAAACTAGACAAACAGCACATGATTAATAGTGCGGTAATGACAGGAAAGTATTTTAATATAGGAGCAGAAAAAGACGTGTTGTGCTGCTTGCCTTTGAGCTATATAGCTGGAAAGATGATGATGGTGCGCGCTATGACGTTAGGATGGCATTTAGATCTCGTGCAGCCTAGTACGACACCACTTCGAAAAGCCGAAAAGAGATACGACTTTACGGCCATGTCTCCTTTGCAAGTTTCTAAATCTCTAGATGATATTCACAAAGCTAGAAAAGTTATCATAGGTGGCGGAGCTGTTTCTCAAGGTCTTATTGAAAAACTGAAAGGAAAGCATACCAAAGCATTTCACACTTACGGAATGACAGAGACCTCTTCTCATATTGCGGTAAGAGAGTTGTATCCTACTTATGAAGAGAATTACACCGTTTTGGAAAATGTTCAAATTGAAAAAGATAAAGAAAACCGATTGGTAATTCATGCACCTCAATTAGCGAGAACTTCTTTAGTTACTAATGACCTGGTAGAGTTGATTAATGACAAACAATTCAAAGTCTTGGGTAGAGTAGACGATGTCATCAATACAGGATCTGTAAAAGTGCATCCTGCCCAAGTAGAACAAAAACTATCTCATCATATTTCAGAGTCCTTTTTTATATCAGGAAAAGCAGATGAAGAATTGGGACAAAAAGTAATTTTGATTATTGAGGGCAAAGAAAGAAACGTACAACAGGCCTTCCAAAAACTGGGTAAATTTGAAACACCAAAAGAAATTCATTTTGTAGATAAGTTTGCTTTAACACATACCGGTAAAATGGATAAACGAGTGATTTTAGAAAAATTATTTTCTGATCATCGATAG
- a CDS encoding low molecular weight protein-tyrosine-phosphatase: MVCLGNICRSPLAEGLMRSKLNFTKFTVDSAGTSGGHKGQAPDKRSIAVANKNGLDISNQKSRKLIKEDFKNFDILYVMDQSNYNDVMALAITEEEKKKVVKILDEVFPGENLDVPDPYFGGSQGFENIYRMLDRATDVIAKQIDNRIE; this comes from the coding sequence ATGGTATGTTTAGGAAACATCTGCCGATCTCCACTCGCTGAGGGCTTGATGAGATCAAAACTCAACTTTACCAAATTTACGGTAGACAGTGCTGGAACAAGTGGTGGACATAAAGGACAAGCTCCTGACAAAAGATCCATCGCCGTTGCAAACAAAAACGGCTTAGATATCTCCAATCAAAAGAGCCGCAAGCTTATAAAAGAAGATTTTAAAAATTTTGATATTCTTTATGTAATGGATCAGTCTAATTACAATGACGTCATGGCACTAGCCATTACAGAAGAAGAGAAGAAAAAGGTGGTCAAAATTCTAGACGAAGTTTTCCCTGGTGAAAACCTAGATGTACCAGATCCTTATTTTGGAGGCTCTCAAGGATTTGAAAATATATACCGCATGCTCGATCGTGCTACCGATGTTATTGCTAAGCAAATTGACAATCGTATAGAATAA